CAAGTGGGCATAATTACCAAGAAATTGTCCCTTTTCATCAACGCCGGAAGGGGCCATCATGAAAGCAAGCCAGGAATTTGCCAGCATCATCAAAGTCGTTCCAAACACGTTTAACAAAATTCCCAATGTGGCATGGACCCATTTCAAAAAACCCTCTTCCATGCTATGCCATCCATAATAGTAAATATAAAGGGTTCCGCTTTCTGCCAGGAAGAGGAGCGCATAGATGTGCATGAAGGGCCTGAACAGGGAGGCAACATAACCAAAAACACCCGGATAGAGTGTAATAAAGCCGAAAATTAAGAGCCCCCCTAAAATGGCGGTCACGGAATAGGCCGTTAAACTGATCTTGATAAAATCGTAGGCTAATTGGTCATATCGTTTACTGGCCACCGGATCTTTCACGAGAAGAGCGACAAGCTCAATGACCATACAAAAGATGGGAACCGCCAGAACAAAACTCCCAAAGAAAAGATGCTGTTGGGCCACGGTCCAGATCAGAAGACGGCTTTCACCGAACACACCGGGCAACTTCGTGCTCGGATAATCCTGCGCGGTTAAATGGGGCGCCGGAGGACCAGAGACTGGACCATCGGTTTTATAATAAACGTCTTTTCCTGTAGGAGGAGGACCTGCCGGGGCAGCGGCATCTTCAGCAACTGCCGTCGTGGATTGAAGGAGTGGGAGAACAAAAGAAAAAATTGAAAGGAACATCATCCCTAAAAGCGCGAGGGACACATATTTTTTTGATTTTTTTAGGGTCTTCATATTGGACTCCATTGAAATTTTAAGTTCTTCTAACGTCCTGAATCCTTGCGTCGATTACCAAAAATAACGATTTAAAATACGCTTCTTATGAATTCAAAATATTTCAATCCCTGGATACCCATGAGGAACCAATCTAAAAATTGGAAATAACAGAACCAACCCGCGATTCCAATAAGAACACCCACAGCGATATTATTCATAAAAATCCCCCGTAAATTAAAATTAAAAAATAGGGTATAAACCCCCATTTACTTTAAAAGTAGAACTTATATGTTTCCCAACCAGAAAATAAATAAGATAGAAATAATTCCTACCGCTATATAAAGAATCGGACCGGCTTGTTTCGGCATTTTGTCCATGTTTCCCTCGTTTTGTTTATATCAATTTCAATATTTAGGACTCTAAATTTAGAGCTGCTTGGAAGCTATGAATATGATTTTTTCCAGCACGAAAACTCGCACGAAAAATAATCTATGGGAGGGCAATGTACTACACTCTTTTTTAGTTGTCAAGCACTTTTCGCACATCTAAATCCGATTGTTACATCCCGGTATTCAGGAAGCATTTTAAACCGGATCGTGGCCTCTCCCCTAAGAATAGAATCGTTCCAGGACCCGCCCCGAATCACTTTAGATTGACCTGTTTCCGGTCCGGAAGGATTTAAGTTTAACAACGTTTTATACGCATTTTGGTCATACCAGTCATTAACCCATTCCATCACGTTTCCAGCCATATCATAAACACCAAGAGGGCTTTTATCCATTTTAAAACTCCCGACGGGGGCGGTATAAAAATAGCCGTCTTTATCCCCCGCGAAATTAGCATTGAGCAAATTTTCTTCGTTTCCCCAAGGCCATTTTTGCTGATTCACACCCTTTGCGGCTTTTTCCCATTCGGCCTCAGTGGGAAGCCTTTTCTTTTTCCATAAGCAATAATCTTTCGCATCTTCCCAGGAAACCCCGACAACGGGATTGTAAGGATTCATCAAAAGAGGCAGTCCCTCTGAACCGACTGCCAGATATCCGGCTAACCGCGGTTTTCGATGTCCGGTTTTAGCGACAAACTCATAGTATTGCGCAAATGTCGTTTCATATTTATCAATAGCGTAGACCTGTAAAAAAACCTTCCGGCCAGGGCGGACGGAAAAATCTCCTGAAGAATCGCCCAGCGTAAAATAACCCGCAGGAATAGCGACCATCGTCTCATATTCCTCATTTATTTTTACAACTTTAATATTGGCTTCTGCTTTTGCAAAACCTTCCGTTGTCTTTTTAATTTTTTCAGAGAGGGGGGTGAAAGGTTCGTCCTGCGGCCTGGAGGCCGGGGTGGCGGTCTTGCTGCCCCGTTTGATAGCCACCTGGATAACCACCACAAAAACCAGCATGATGGAAAAGAAAATATAAACGAGGTATTTGTTCAAAATAGAGGCCTAATTAATAAGCTTTTGAATCGCTTTTTGCCATCGTCCCCGTCCCGGTTTCTATTGCATCCGATGTGTTCTTGAGCCGTGAACGATCCGGGTTTTTTTGAGCATTTTTCCGTTCGACCATCTGACCCGCAAATAAACCGGCTAAAAACACCGCAGATGCGTAAAATGTGACATAAAAGGCGTACAAAAAATGTTTCATAAAAGACTCTCCGTTTGGGTTCCCTATCTAAAAAGGGTTTGTTTTGACTTCCGTCCCCGCTTTCGTAAGGGCCGATTTTTTCATTTTAGCCAACTGATTCAACCAGCGGCGCTCCAGCCTCTGACCATATTGCATGCCAAGCAAAAAAAAAGTTGAAGTAAATAAAATCATATATCGGACATAAAGCTTTCCCAGGTACTGATCAATGATTATCACCGCCAGGGATATGATGATAAAGAAAATAATATAAAATTTAGTTTTAAAGCCCATTAGTTTTCCCGGGAACTTCCATTTAGCAATGCAATCCGGGCCCGCTCCTTTTTCCTTCCCGTCCGGAATCCCATGATAAAAAAGAAGGAGGTCATGGCAATCACGGATAATGGATATAATAAATAATGCCCCACCAATGAATAGTATCCCATGCAGATCCTTTTCTTAAAAAAAATATTATAGTGAAATTTTGAGGCGAACGTCAAGGTCTGAATTTATCCCAAGAACATAGCGATAGAAAGTTGTCATTGCGAGCGAAGCGAAGCAATCTCGCCATCGTGAACCGAGATCGCCACGCACCCTGCGGGCGCTCGCGATGACAGGCAAAACAAGGAGTTACAAATCCTATCGCTGTTCTTGGGTTTATCGCGATTGACTGAATGATCTGCTCTAAGAATAACCTGCCTGCCGTCCGTTTTTATGGGTTTTCTTAACCCAAGAACAGAGTTAGAAAGCTGTCATTGCGAACAAAGTGAAGCAATCTCAAGACTTTACGATAAGATTGCCACGCACCCTTCGGTGCTCGCAATGACATGATTAATAAGTGGGTGCGAAGTCTATCGCTGGTCTTTTTAGAGAACCTTAAGCGCCGGTTTCAGGATCTGATTTTCAGGTTCTTAATAAAAAAGAGGTTGGGTAATTCTATGGAAACTGAAGTTAAAGAAAAGAAGGCTAGAAATAAAGCCATTTTCGATTATATTATTTTGTTGGGAATGGTGGTGAACATCATTTTTGCCGTTTTCATGGTTCTCTATTATTTCAATCTTTTATAAATCCTTTGCGCACCGAAACCCGATCACAGCGCTGGTCTGATGGGGCGCCGCCTGAAATCTTTTCGCCGTCCTGACGTTCATTGATCCATCATCCCAGCTTCCCCCCCGGTATCCCTTAAACTTGCCCTTTTCAGGCCCCCTGGGATTTTGAAACGGCCCGGACAGGTAATAATTTCCATCATACCAGTCTTCAACCCACTCCCCGATATTCCCGGCCATATCATAAAGGCCGTAGGGACTCCTCCCTTTTTCAAACTTTCCCGGAGGCGCGGTATATTTAAACCCATCCTCTTCCCCCTGAACATTTGCCGCTTTGTCCACCCATTCGTTTCCCCACGGCCATTTCAAGCCCCGCTCGCCACGGGCGGCCTTTTCCCATTCCGCTTCAGTGGGGAGCCTTTTGCCCGCCCATTGACAATAGTTACGGGCTTCGGTCCACGAAACCCCGTTAACAGGCTGATCATCCTTTGTAATCAAAGCGGGATTGTCCATAAAAACCGGAACGACCGGTTTTGCATCCGACACAATGGCTTTTAAATAATTTTTATACTGGCCATGAGTAACCTCGTAAAGATCCATATAGAATGAGTTCAAAAAAATCGTTCTTTGGGGACTTTCATCGGGATCACTCTCCACGGGAGGACTTCCCATAACAAAGGTTCCTTCTGATACAAGAACCATGGGCGCCCCATCTACAACCCCATTGATTATTTTTAATCCCGCAAAACGCATGGGGTCACGAACCTCCACGACTTCCTCTTTTTTAACCACGAAAGCTTTTTTCTCGTTTTGATACCCTTTGATTCCCTCCCACACCAGCGTCACAATCATTAGAATGAATGCAACCAGGGCAGAAAAAATCCCGTAATAGAGTGCGTCTTTTTTCATATCTTGATTTCGAAAAAAAAACAGGCTGAGATTTTGTCTCAGCCTGTTTAAGATTCCTTAAATGAAACCCTACTTTGCGGCAAACGAAAAGTTCGCTGAAGCTTTTCCTCCCGCCGCGACAGTCACATGCGCTTCCTGCAACCCTAACGTCGGATGCCAGGCATGAATTTCATATTCCCCGGGAGGAATTCCATCAATGGTGAAAGTCCCGTCTTCGCCGACAATGGCGTAATAGGGGTTGGCCACCGGAAAGTAATAGGAATTCATATAGTTGTGCTGGTCGCATTGCAGATGAAAAGTGCTTTCCGGTTTTCTCTGAATTACGGGCTTATTAATGGTTTGACCTTTATCCGGAAGAGGAAGGTTAAATATCGTCGAATTGCTCGAACCCTTCTCTTCATATAAATGAGGATTATGAAGAACCCCCGTTGCGGCTTTAGGATCGGAAGGATCGGCATCCAGGTTTTTCACGCGGAATTCAGCTTTTTTCACCACAACCCCCACAAACTGAGAAGGACCGCCTTGAACCAAAAACCGGCAGGTATCCGCCGTGGTATCTGTTCCGGCAAATTTAAAGGGCTTCCCTTTTTCAATCTTTTCGATGGCAACGACGACGTCTTTTAGTCCGCCGTCTTTCCCGACACTGACTTCATGAAGGAGTCGATGTCCTTTTCCATCCGTGTCCACCTTGCCGCAGAATTTTGGCTGAGGAAATTTTTCAAGATCAAATGTCTTGGGAGCAGGAACCGCCCCTTTAAACGACACTTTTCCACTCACCGCTCCTCCATTCGCAACTGGAGCCTCTTCGTACCCGAATACCGGCGCCCCGGCAAACAGGAATGCAATTGCGGTTAAAACAATCCCTTTTCCAAAACCACGCATACAATCTCCTTTCAAAGATGATTGAGGATAATCACTTCCTCAAAGTTTATTTTTATCTGTTAAATCTAAATGTTATTGATTTGAATCCCAAAAATATTTATGGAGCATACCCCCTTTAAAAATAGTGTTGGAGTATAGGTTAAACTCAAAACCTTGTCAAGGCTTATTTCAATTTTTCAATTTTGGCATTTCATCTTCAACGCAATCGATTTTCCTAATTTCAGCCCCTGTGAAAGACAGTCCCAGACAGACACTCCCTTTAAATAATTGCCGGCAAGATAAAGTCCGGGAATCTGGCTGAGCTCTTTTTCAATCGCTTCAAGTTTTAAATGATGAGACAAGTCATACTGCGGGATTGCACGTGGATGTCGAGTAACATTCACAAATTCCGGTCGATTTTTTACGCCAACCAGGGTTTTTAATTCATTCAGAGTCAGATTAACCAGCTCATCGTCTCTCTTCTGTAACATATGGCTGTTTCTCACCCCTCCCAGAAAACAGGTTAGAATCGTCTTTCCTTCAGGAGCTCTCCCCGGGTAGAGATTCGAATTGACTCTAAACCCAAGAAGGCTGAAATTCTCCTTCTTGGGTATTAAACACCCCGAACCTTGAAAAGGTTTCGTCAGGTTCGATTTTGGAAAACCAAAGTTAATAATGATCACCGGAGCATAGAGAATGGATTCAAGTTGCTTTGAAAGGCCAGGCGACAAATGGTTCGCGAGCTTGGCGGACTCATACGCCGGAGCGGCCAGAACAACCGAATCCGCTTCAATTTGCCTGGTCATCCCTTTGCCTTTGTGGTTTGCTGTCAGAACAAACTTTCTTCTTTCAGAGGCTTTTTTGGAAAGCGACGTGATGTCGGTTTCATTCTCAAACCCTTCCCCGATTATTTTAGCCAGGGTTTGGGTTAAACTTCCCATCCCGTTTTTAAATGAAAAGAGATCGATTCGTTTATCCCGTTTTTCCTCCTTTCTCTTCTTTACAAAACCTTTTAAAAGGCTTCCGTATCTTTCTTCAAGAAGGCATAACCTTGAAAAAGTAGCCTCCATTGAAAGCGTTTCCGGATCGCCGGCATAAATTCCTTCTATCATCGGGTCAACGACATAATTGAGGAATTCTTTTCCAAACCGCCTTTGGACAAATTGAGAGATGCTTTCGTTTTTTTTAAAGGGAAGCGGAGAAATAAAAGGCTCTGCCACGACTCTCATCTTTCCTGTAAAGCTTAACAGGGGGGTAAAAATAAATTCTTTCGGGGTGCGCGGAAGCGGTACCATCGTCCCATTTTTCAAAATATATCGGGATTTAGACTCTTGTGATTGGAAAATCTTTTCCTGGTCGAGGCCGAGCTCGTGACAAAAGCCATCCAGCTGGGCGTTTATATTTAAAAGGGAATTAGGTCCCAATTCAATTAAATAGCCTCCTTTATTTTCGCTTCGGATAAATCCGCCGGCCGCCCTTTCCTTTTCAAAAAGGGAAACATCGACACCTTCTTTCTTTAGAGAATAGGCTATGGAAAGTCCGGTGATCCCGCCGCCAACAACAACCGCTTTACCGTTCATTGCTTTTTATACCTATCATATTTATTCAGGGGATCTTTAATAGGGGCTCGCGTCGCCCCCTTCACCGGCAAAGCCGGATGAAGCTTTCCCCTCTCGCTCGCTTTGCTCACTGGGTTCCCCACTGGCAAAGCCAGTTGCGTCACTTATTTTTCCACGGAAACGTCCAATCCGGAAAGTTTCACGTTATAAAGCCTGTAATAAAGACCTTGCTTTTTCATCAGCTCCTCGTGATTTCCAGATTCGACGATAGATCCTTTTTCCATCACCAGGATAAGATGAGCAGACTGAATCGTCGATAGGCGATGTGCGATTACAAAGGTGGTTCGATCGGCCATAAAATGGTCCAGGGCATCCTGGATCAGCGTTTCGGATTCGTTATCCAGAGAGGACGTCGCTTCGTCTAAAATCAAAATTCTCGGGTTTTTTAAGATGGCCCGGGCAATCGCAATTCGCTGCCTCTGACCGCCGGAAAGGTTAACTCCTTTTTCTCCCACGATCGTTTCATATTTCATGGGGAAGGTCTGAACAAATTCATCCACATGGGCCGCTCTGGCGGCTTCGGTCATCTCCTCTTCCGTCGCGTCAAGCCTTCCGTAAAGGATATTTTCACGAATGGTCCCGCCAAAAAGAAAAGTTTCTTGCGGAACTAAACCCACCTGGGAATAAAGCTCCTTAAGCCTGACGGTTCCGATATCCCGTCCATCGATCTCAATCGTTCCGGAGATCGGATCATAGAATCGATGTAAAAGATTGACCAGAGTAGTTTTGCCGGCGCCGCTCGGACCGACTAAAGCAACAATTTGTCCGCTGCTTACCGAAAAACTGACGTCTTTCAGGATTTCCCGACCGGGGTCATACCAGAAATTGACATGGTTGAATTTAACATCCCCCTGGATGACACCCATCGAAAGGGCCTCTTTATTTTCCGTTACCATCGGGTTTAAATCCAAAAGCTCAAAAACCCGTTCGGTCGCCCCTTGAATCTCCTTCAACTGAGAAAAAATTCTGGCAAAAGCCGAAAAAGGGAGCATCAAAATCCCGCCATACAGAACAAAGGCGATTAAATCGCCCGGCGTCATTTTACCCTGGATGATCTCCAGACTCCCATACCAGAGGACCATGGCCGCGGCGGTCAAGGTTAAAAAAGTGATCATGGGAACGAAGAGCGCCATGACCTTCGATTTTTGCATGGACAAGTCAAAAACCCGGTTAATCTGCCGGGTAAATCGCTTACCCTCGTCCTCTTCTCTGACAAAGGATTTTACAATTCGAATTCCCGAAATCACCTCTTCCAACAGGGTGCTGTTATCCGCCAGATGATCCTGAAGATCATTGGAAAGTTTTTTCAGCCTCCTTCCAAACAGTTTTGCCACGACAACCAAAAAAGGAATAAGAGCAAGAATCATCAAACAGAGGCGCCAGTTCATGTAAAACAAGATTCCAAGGCCGCCAAAAAGAGTGACAAAATGCTTCGCCAGATCCGATGGAATATTCGTGGCGATCTTTTGAATGACGGTTACATCATTCGTTAATCGGGAAATAATTTCGCCCGTCCGTCGTTTGGCAAAAAAATCAAGAGAAAGACTTTCTAAATGGCAAAAAAGCTTGATTTTAAAATCGGTGACCAGTTTCTGACCCACCCAGGCAATGGTGTAACTCTGAATCATCGAAAAAAGACTCTGAATCAAAAACAAGAGAAGGAGGGTCCAGACGATTACAGTAACGGCCGAAAAATCATGATGCACCATTACTTTATCGACCAGAATCCTTACGTTCCATAGAACACCAAGGTTAATCAGAGCAACCAGAGCGAATAAAAACGCGGCAAAAGAGATGACTTTAGAATAGGGGGCTAAAAAACCAAGAAGCCGTTTAATTTCTCCCCGGTTTTTTAATTTATTTCTTTCCATTTAATTTTAACCTTCTCCGATTTAACCGTTAATTATTAACCAATAGGCCTATTTAAAGTCAATAAAAATCACCACCCAATTGTAATCGTTCAGTCAACGGTCCTCAAGCGCCTGGAACGCCATTCCTTCCGACGCCGATGAATTTATCCTCATCTCTAGATGATGACATTAAGGTTTGGATAAGCAAAATTCATCGAAGTCTCCATCCATGGCATACCAGGCACTTTCGTCAATGCCCACCCTTCACTGAAGGGTTACACCCCATGAGTTATAACCGGTCGAAGAAATGATTGATTTTCCACACATCCACAGATTTCTGTGGATAAACTGTTTATAAGGCGGAATAAAACTTTTCCACCTCTCCGTTTCAGCATTCGCTGGCAAATTGCCTAAATAACGGTCTGTAAAAGATATAAAAATTCAACCGGTTATACCATAATTATTCCGTCTGGCCAATTATTCATGGGCAATAAATGAGCCCAAGAACAGAGTTAGAAAGCTGTCATTGCGAACAAAGTGAAGCAATCTCAAGACTTTACGATAAGATTGCCACGCACCCTTCGGTGCTCGCAATGACATGATTAATAAGTGGGTGCGAAGTCTATCGCTGGTCTTGGAGGAGTTGCAAATCCTATCTCTGTTCCTGGGATGAGGGTTCCTGTTGACAGACCTGCTTCTATTTTCTAATATAAGGCCTCAACCTATATTATTCAGGGGCCTTCGCAACGGAGCTAATGTTTTTAAAAATCTAGTCTCATGTCCGCTGTGAAAACGCTCCCAAAGCCAGCTCGGAGGCTCAATGCCCCCGAACCCCAGCACCAGCACAGGCAAAGCCTGATGCTGGCACTCTTTTTGGAGACCTGTGTTAAATGATACCCACCATTGAATGGAAAAACGGAATGGTCCGAATGCTGGACCAATCCCTCCTCCCCAACAAGGTCGTTTATATCGACTGCAAAACCTACCAAAGAGTAGCTCAAGGAATAAAAGCGTTAAAAATTAGAGGGGCCCCGGCCATTGGGATCGCGGCGGCAATGGGAATCGCTCTGGCGGCGCAATCGATTAAAGCCAAAAATATTTTTGAATTAAAGAAAAAACTGGAGCCCGTTTACGAAATATTTGGAAAAACCAGACCTACCGCGGTCAATCTCTTCTGGGCCATCGGGCGGATGAAAACGTTTCTCGAAGAGACTGAGGATTTGCCCGTTGATCATATCAAAAAACTGTTAATCAAAGCCTCCCAAAAAATCCTCGAAGAAGATATTAAAACGAATCAGACGATCGGTCTTCACGGAAACAAGGTGATTCAAAAGAAGGATGCCATCTTAACCCACTGCAACGCCGGCTCTTTGGCCACAGGAGGTTATGGTACCGCCCTCGGGGTCATCAGGGCTGCCCATTTTTCGGACAAGAATATCCGGGTTTTTGCAGATGAAACCCGCCCTGTTTTGCAAGGAGGACGGCTCACCGCCTGGGAATTGATGGAAGATAAGATAGACGTAACCCTCATTACCGATAGCATGGCGGGCTACCTCATGAGCCGGGGTGAAATTAACGTTTGTATCGTCGGAGCTGATCGAATCGCCAGAAACGGCGATACCGCCAATAAAATAGGAACCTATTCAGTGGCTGTATTGGCCAAAAACCATGGCATTCCTTTTTATGTCGCCGCGCCCCTATCGACGATTGATTTCAGTCTCAGGACAGGGAAAGAAATTCCGATCGAAGAGCGACACCCCTCCGAGGTGACGTCGGTTTTTGGAAAAGTCCAAATTGCTCCCAAAAGGGTAAAAGTTTTTAATCCCGCCTTCGATGTAACCCCTGCCAGGTACATTACCGGAATTATTACCGAAAAAGGAATTTTCAAACCCAAAGACTTAAAAAGTCTCGCAAAACGCTTTTAAACCACCCAAGATCACTTTACGGTCGTTGTTCCACCGTTGGGGCGCGATAAGTTTGTTGCAAGATCCATTGCCTGAATAACGTAGCCATAGGTCCCTGACCGCACTAAAACCCCATTGCCATTTTTACCATCCCAGATAACGGAACTTGCCGCCCCCCCGGCGGGACAGGAGACTCCCGATTTCGTGATTGTCCTTACCAGAGTGCCGGAAGAATTAAATATCTGAACCGTTACGTTACAAGTGACCGATAAATTGTCCGAAACGGTAAAGCGGATCGTCGTCGATTGCCCTCTACTAGGTTTAAAGGGATCGGGGCTATCCGATACCCCGCTTATTACCGGCCGGGTGGTGTCCAAAATGATACTGTCGGAGAAACTTCCAGAAAGGTTCCCCGCCACATCGGTATACCGAACGTAGACTGTCTTGGTCCCATCCCCGGAAGGCAAGGTCCAGGCCTTGCTCATCGCAAAGAGTTCCGGGACTGTGAAGGTTACATTGTCGTTACTAAACTGCATCTGGGCACATCCGCTTAGGGTATCGGCGCAGCCCAGTGTCAGGCTGACCGAGGGGGTGTTCGTCCAAGCGGCGTTCCCGTTGATGACGATTGTTCCGGAAGGGAGAGCCGTATCAAGGTTTACGGCTGGGGAGGTGAAGGTTTTGCTGTTCCCCGCCACATCCGTCACGGTTACGTTTTGAGTCAGCCCCGTTCCATCTACAGTAAAGGAGAGCGGGCTGGGAACGCTGGTGCTGGCCACTCCGGAGAGGTTGTCAGCCGTTGTAAAGGTAATCGTTATGTTGGTATTGTTCCACCCCGCGGAGTTCGGCGCCGGGCTAACCGGCCCAAAGGTGAGGGTTGGCTGGGTCTTGTCGATATTGACCGTGTGGCTTGCGCTCGCGGGATTGCCCGCCGCATCGGTGCAGGTCATGGTCACGACTTGACCGGCGACTTCGGCCGTCACCGTCACGGATGCTGGCACGCAGGTGGCCGCTGACACAGTATCAGTAGCCGTAAAGGTAACCGTTACATCGGCGTTGTTCCAACCATTTCCGTTGGGCAACGGGCTTTGCGTCGCGGTGATCGTCGGGGGAGTGGTATCGCGCACTGTCACCACAACGGTATCCATACTCGTCAGACCACCTGGATCGGTAACCGTAAGCGTTATCGTATTCAGCCCCAGTGGAATGGTGACTGTTGGAGTCGCTCCAGATGCTGTTCCAAATGGCCCCGTCCAGACATAAGTCAGGACATCTCCATCCGGATCGCTGGAGCCGGTTCCATTCAAGGTCACCAAGGCCCCCGCCGGAGAGGTGGCTTCCACCGTCTGATCCGGCCCGGCATTCGCGATGGGCGGGGCATTGACCCGGAGGGTTGTACTACCGCTAATACCTCCGGAGGTCGCTGTGATCGTGGTGTTGCCTGGGATGACGGCGGTAGCCAGCCCATTTGCGTCAATCGTTGCTGCAGTCGGATTGCTGCTGCTCCAGGTCACTTCACCCGAGGGGGTGTAGACCTCGGCCGTGGCAGTGCCTCCCCCCGCGGCCAAGACCTTTCCGTTCGGCAGGAGGGTCGCCGTGTGTCCAGACCTTGCCGTCCCCATAGCCCCCGTGGAACTGAAAGTCCCGGTCGCCGGATCATACAGCTCTGCCGTGGCAAGATAAGTCTGTGGGTAATCACAACAATAACCCTGACTGGGACTCTGTCCACCGGCCACCAGCACCTTTCCGTTGGTCAGGAGGGTCGCCGTGTGAAGAAGCCGCCCAGTCCCCATCGACCCCGTGGCGGTAAAAACTCCCGTGGCCGGATCATACACCTCGGCCGTAACGGTACCAATGTCCTGTGGATACATTCCCCCCGTGACCAGAACTTTCCCGTTGGCGAGCAGAGTCGCTGCATGATAATAATATCGGACTGACGTCATTGATCCCGTGTAGGTAAATATCCCTGTGGCCGGATCATACAGCTCCGCACCGATGCCGTTACCCGTTCCTCCTGTGATCAAGACCTTCCCATTGGGCAGAAGGGTTGCTGTGGGAAAAAATCGTCCCGCGTTCATCGACCCCGTAGGGGTAAAGGTCCCCGTCGCCGGATCATATACCTCCG
The sequence above is drawn from the Nitrospirota bacterium genome and encodes:
- a CDS encoding ABC transporter ATP-binding protein, whose product is MERNKLKNRGEIKRLLGFLAPYSKVISFAAFLFALVALINLGVLWNVRILVDKVMVHHDFSAVTVIVWTLLLLFLIQSLFSMIQSYTIAWVGQKLVTDFKIKLFCHLESLSLDFFAKRRTGEIISRLTNDVTVIQKIATNIPSDLAKHFVTLFGGLGILFYMNWRLCLMILALIPFLVVVAKLFGRRLKKLSNDLQDHLADNSTLLEEVISGIRIVKSFVREEDEGKRFTRQINRVFDLSMQKSKVMALFVPMITFLTLTAAAMVLWYGSLEIIQGKMTPGDLIAFVLYGGILMLPFSAFARIFSQLKEIQGATERVFELLDLNPMVTENKEALSMGVIQGDVKFNHVNFWYDPGREILKDVSFSVSSGQIVALVGPSGAGKTTLVNLLHRFYDPISGTIEIDGRDIGTVRLKELYSQVGLVPQETFLFGGTIRENILYGRLDATEEEMTEAARAAHVDEFVQTFPMKYETIVGEKGVNLSGGQRQRIAIARAILKNPRILILDEATSSLDNESETLIQDALDHFMADRTTFVIAHRLSTIQSAHLILVMEKGSIVESGNHEELMKKQGLYYRLYNVKLSGLDVSVEK
- a CDS encoding formylglycine-generating enzyme family protein encodes the protein MNKYLVYIFFSIMLVFVVVIQVAIKRGSKTATPASRPQDEPFTPLSEKIKKTTEGFAKAEANIKVVKINEEYETMVAIPAGYFTLGDSSGDFSVRPGRKVFLQVYAIDKYETTFAQYYEFVAKTGHRKPRLAGYLAVGSEGLPLLMNPYNPVVGVSWEDAKDYCLWKKKRLPTEAEWEKAAKGVNQQKWPWGNEENLLNANFAGDKDGYFYTAPVGSFKMDKSPLGVYDMAGNVMEWVNDWYDQNAYKTLLNLNPSGPETGQSKVIRGGSWNDSILRGEATIRFKMLPEYRDVTIGFRCAKSA
- a CDS encoding carboxypeptidase regulatory-like domain-containing protein — encoded protein: MRGFGKGIVLTAIAFLFAGAPVFGYEEAPVANGGAVSGKVSFKGAVPAPKTFDLEKFPQPKFCGKVDTDGKGHRLLHEVSVGKDGGLKDVVVAIEKIEKGKPFKFAGTDTTADTCRFLVQGGPSQFVGVVVKKAEFRVKNLDADPSDPKAATGVLHNPHLYEEKGSSNSTIFNLPLPDKGQTINKPVIQRKPESTFHLQCDQHNYMNSYYFPVANPYYAIVGEDGTFTIDGIPPGEYEIHAWHPTLGLQEAHVTVAAGGKASANFSFAAK
- the hemG gene encoding protoporphyrinogen oxidase, which produces MNGKAVVVGGGITGLSIAYSLKKEGVDVSLFEKERAAGGFIRSENKGGYLIELGPNSLLNINAQLDGFCHELGLDQEKIFQSQESKSRYILKNGTMVPLPRTPKEFIFTPLLSFTGKMRVVAEPFISPLPFKKNESISQFVQRRFGKEFLNYVVDPMIEGIYAGDPETLSMEATFSRLCLLEERYGSLLKGFVKKRKEEKRDKRIDLFSFKNGMGSLTQTLAKIIGEGFENETDITSLSKKASERRKFVLTANHKGKGMTRQIEADSVVLAAPAYESAKLANHLSPGLSKQLESILYAPVIIINFGFPKSNLTKPFQGSGCLIPKKENFSLLGFRVNSNLYPGRAPEGKTILTCFLGGVRNSHMLQKRDDELVNLTLNELKTLVGVKNRPEFVNVTRHPRAIPQYDLSHHLKLEAIEKELSQIPGLYLAGNYLKGVSVWDCLSQGLKLGKSIALKMKCQN
- the mtnA gene encoding S-methyl-5-thioribose-1-phosphate isomerase codes for the protein MIPTIEWKNGMVRMLDQSLLPNKVVYIDCKTYQRVAQGIKALKIRGAPAIGIAAAMGIALAAQSIKAKNIFELKKKLEPVYEIFGKTRPTAVNLFWAIGRMKTFLEETEDLPVDHIKKLLIKASQKILEEDIKTNQTIGLHGNKVIQKKDAILTHCNAGSLATGGYGTALGVIRAAHFSDKNIRVFADETRPVLQGGRLTAWELMEDKIDVTLITDSMAGYLMSRGEINVCIVGADRIARNGDTANKIGTYSVAVLAKNHGIPFYVAAPLSTIDFSLRTGKEIPIEERHPSEVTSVFGKVQIAPKRVKVFNPAFDVTPARYITGIITEKGIFKPKDLKSLAKRF
- a CDS encoding formylglycine-generating enzyme family protein, translated to MKKDALYYGIFSALVAFILMIVTLVWEGIKGYQNEKKAFVVKKEEVVEVRDPMRFAGLKIINGVVDGAPMVLVSEGTFVMGSPPVESDPDESPQRTIFLNSFYMDLYEVTHGQYKNYLKAIVSDAKPVVPVFMDNPALITKDDQPVNGVSWTEARNYCQWAGKRLPTEAEWEKAARGERGLKWPWGNEWVDKAANVQGEEDGFKYTAPPGKFEKGRSPYGLYDMAGNIGEWVEDWYDGNYYLSGPFQNPRGPEKGKFKGYRGGSWDDGSMNVRTAKRFQAAPHQTSAVIGFRCAKDL